The following are encoded together in the Halopiger aswanensis genome:
- a CDS encoding proteasome assembly chaperone family protein — protein MAQIHTRDVDVDLESPTLVEGFPGVGLVGKIATDHLVERLEMEYFASVDCNGLPRIGVYRGGHQQARPPVRLYASEEHDLLALQSDAPISSQAVSNVAECITGWIVEQNATPIYLSGLPAEREEGRPGIYGIGTGASIETLERHDIAAPPEDGVVTGPTGALINRAAQRELDSLGIVVECSRQFPDPEAASVLLEDAIGPIADVEIDVSDLLERAEEIREKREQFAQQMQAIAEDESSQAQPLRMYQ, from the coding sequence TCGAGAGTCCGACCCTCGTCGAGGGGTTCCCCGGCGTCGGCCTCGTCGGGAAAATCGCGACCGACCACCTCGTCGAGCGACTCGAGATGGAGTACTTCGCGAGCGTCGACTGTAACGGGCTCCCCCGGATCGGCGTCTACCGCGGCGGCCACCAGCAGGCCCGGCCGCCGGTCCGACTCTACGCCAGCGAGGAGCACGACCTGCTCGCGCTGCAGAGCGACGCGCCGATCTCCTCGCAGGCCGTCTCGAACGTCGCGGAGTGCATCACCGGGTGGATCGTCGAGCAGAACGCGACGCCGATCTACCTCAGCGGCCTCCCCGCCGAACGCGAGGAGGGCCGGCCGGGTATCTACGGGATCGGAACCGGCGCGTCCATCGAAACGCTCGAGCGCCACGACATCGCGGCCCCGCCCGAGGACGGCGTCGTCACCGGGCCGACGGGGGCGCTGATCAACCGCGCCGCCCAGCGCGAACTCGACTCGCTCGGCATCGTCGTCGAGTGCAGCCGACAGTTCCCCGATCCCGAGGCCGCGAGCGTCCTGCTCGAGGACGCCATCGGGCCGATCGCGGACGTCGAGATCGACGTTTCGGACCTCCTCGAGCGCGCGGAAGAGATCCGCGAGAAGCGCGAGCAGTTCGCCCAACAGATGCAGGCGATCGCGGAGGACGAGAGTTCGCAAGCCCAGCCGCTGCGGATGTACCAGTAA
- a CDS encoding PadR family transcriptional regulator yields the protein MTLFELTGFQRDLLVVIAGLDQPSGQTIKENIEDDAGVDINHGRLYPNLDTLVNQGLVEKGQLDRRTNYYEITADGKEALQDRESWEREYIEEVVA from the coding sequence ATGACACTATTCGAACTGACCGGCTTTCAGCGCGACCTACTCGTCGTCATCGCCGGACTCGATCAGCCGTCGGGACAGACGATCAAGGAGAACATCGAGGACGACGCCGGCGTAGACATCAACCACGGTCGGCTCTATCCCAATCTCGATACGCTGGTCAACCAGGGACTCGTCGAGAAAGGGCAACTCGATCGGCGAACGAACTACTACGAGATTACTGCGGACGGCAAGGAAGCGCTGCAGGACCGCGAGTCGTGGGAGCGCGAATACATCGAGGAGGTCGTCGCCTGA
- a CDS encoding substrate-binding domain-containing protein — protein MPIQRRKFIAAVGSAAAAGLAGCSAQDGGNGNGNGNQSGNESDGGSGGSQPEISGETLTLTTTTSTYDTGLLDELNAPFQERYGVEVDAVAQGTGAALETARNGDSDVVMVHARSLEDEFMQEGYGVNRRDIMFNDFVVVGGADDPAGIEGNEEVTSAFQAIADAEAQFVSRGDNSGTHTKELAIWEEAGLDPDDFGEWYMAAGQGMGEVLTQASQQGAYTLADRGTYLSMQSDINLEILVEGPIEGGPELLSNPYGIIAVNPAVHDNANYDLAMAYIGYITSPEAQDIIENYTVEDEQLFFPQALSEEPNFQQYVPEGWSASDGDDS, from the coding sequence ATGCCGATACAACGACGAAAATTCATCGCTGCGGTGGGGAGTGCCGCTGCCGCGGGACTCGCCGGCTGTTCGGCACAGGACGGCGGCAACGGCAACGGGAACGGGAACCAGAGCGGAAACGAAAGCGACGGCGGAAGCGGCGGCAGTCAACCGGAAATCAGCGGCGAAACGCTGACGCTGACCACGACGACCAGCACCTACGACACGGGGCTGCTCGACGAACTCAACGCCCCCTTCCAGGAACGGTACGGCGTCGAGGTCGACGCCGTCGCACAGGGGACCGGCGCCGCCCTCGAGACGGCCCGCAACGGCGACTCGGACGTCGTAATGGTCCACGCCCGCTCGCTCGAGGACGAGTTCATGCAGGAAGGGTACGGCGTGAACCGCCGCGACATCATGTTCAACGACTTCGTGGTCGTCGGCGGCGCCGACGATCCGGCCGGGATCGAGGGCAACGAGGAGGTGACGAGCGCGTTCCAGGCGATCGCGGACGCGGAAGCGCAGTTCGTCTCCCGGGGCGACAACTCGGGGACCCACACCAAGGAACTCGCCATCTGGGAGGAGGCCGGACTCGATCCGGACGACTTCGGCGAGTGGTACATGGCCGCCGGCCAGGGGATGGGCGAGGTGCTCACCCAGGCCAGCCAGCAGGGCGCGTACACGTTAGCCGACCGCGGAACCTACCTCTCGATGCAGAGCGACATCAACCTCGAGATTCTCGTCGAGGGACCGATCGAGGGCGGACCGGAACTGCTATCGAACCCCTACGGGATCATCGCCGTCAACCCGGCCGTCCACGACAACGCCAACTACGACCTCGCGATGGCCTACATCGGCTACATCACGAGCCCCGAGGCCCAGGACATCATCGAGAACTACACCGTCGAGGACGAGCAGTTGTTCTTCCCGCAGGCGCTGTCGGAGGAGCCGAACTTCCAGCAGTACGTCCCCGAGGGGTGGAGCGCGTCGGACGGCGACGACTCCTAA
- a CDS encoding ABC transporter permease, translating to MLLALERIATDPLVLAEFPFEWNYVRSIVRVSLYVSLAAVTLSTLFSLPVALVVGFKEFPGKGLLTSIINTGMGFPSVVVGLVVLFTVSNQGPLGSLELIFTPEAMIMSQFVLAAPVITGVSLAAVSSVEQNVRDAAYAMGGTRLDVALVTIKEARYGIATAVLAGFGRAISEVGSVLIVGGNIAGPNGTSKTRTLTTAIQLEARQGRYETAMVLGVILVVLVLVVNAIVVRLGSDEGGRY from the coding sequence ATGCTACTCGCACTCGAGCGCATCGCTACGGACCCGCTCGTGCTCGCCGAGTTCCCCTTCGAGTGGAACTACGTTCGGAGTATCGTCCGGGTCTCGCTGTACGTAAGCCTCGCGGCGGTAACGCTGAGCACCCTGTTCAGCCTCCCGGTCGCGCTCGTCGTCGGGTTCAAGGAGTTCCCCGGGAAGGGGTTGCTCACGTCGATCATCAACACCGGGATGGGCTTTCCCAGCGTCGTCGTCGGGCTCGTGGTCCTCTTTACGGTCTCAAACCAGGGGCCGCTGGGGTCGCTCGAGCTCATCTTCACACCGGAGGCCATGATCATGTCGCAGTTCGTGCTCGCGGCGCCGGTCATCACCGGCGTCAGCCTCGCCGCGGTCAGTAGCGTCGAACAGAACGTCCGCGACGCCGCCTACGCGATGGGCGGCACCCGCCTCGACGTAGCGCTCGTAACGATCAAGGAGGCCCGCTACGGCATCGCGACGGCGGTGCTCGCGGGTTTCGGCCGCGCGATCAGCGAGGTCGGCTCCGTGCTCATCGTCGGCGGCAACATCGCCGGCCCCAACGGCACCTCCAAGACGCGGACGCTCACGACCGCGATCCAACTCGAGGCGCGACAGGGCCGGTACGAGACGGCGATGGTGCTCGGTGTGATCCTCGTCGTGCTCGTACTGGTCGTCAACGCGATCGTGGTCCGACTGGGCAGTGACGAAGGGGGGCGATACTGA
- a CDS encoding amino acid ABC transporter ATP-binding protein — translation MTLAATDVHHGYADETVFEGVSLSVTPGEVVAIIGPSGVGKSTLLRLLALFDAPDSGTVEYEGVDVWNAPERERLEYRRQIGMVFQDASLFDASVRRNAEYGLRVRKSWPERLQHELVSLVGKRNGTGDAIEALETVGLAEKADQNADSLSGGEAQRVAFARALAYDPDVLLLDEPTSDLDPRNTAVIEDAVLEARAQGIGVAIATHDMHQAERIADRVAVLLGDGIIEIGPTDRVFDEPDDNRTRKFIEGELIY, via the coding sequence ATGACGCTCGCTGCAACCGACGTCCACCACGGCTACGCGGACGAGACCGTCTTCGAGGGCGTCTCCCTGTCGGTGACGCCCGGCGAGGTGGTCGCGATCATCGGCCCCTCCGGCGTCGGCAAGTCGACGCTGCTGCGGCTGCTCGCGCTGTTCGACGCCCCCGACAGCGGGACGGTCGAGTACGAGGGCGTCGACGTCTGGAACGCGCCCGAACGGGAGCGACTCGAGTACCGCCGACAGATCGGGATGGTCTTTCAGGACGCGAGCCTCTTCGACGCGAGCGTCCGGCGCAACGCCGAGTACGGCCTCCGGGTGCGGAAATCGTGGCCCGAACGGCTCCAGCACGAACTCGTGAGTCTCGTCGGCAAGCGAAACGGTACCGGCGACGCGATCGAGGCGCTCGAGACGGTCGGTCTCGCCGAGAAGGCCGACCAGAACGCGGACTCGCTCTCCGGCGGCGAGGCCCAGCGGGTTGCGTTCGCCCGCGCGCTCGCGTACGATCCCGACGTCCTCCTGCTCGACGAGCCCACGTCGGATCTCGACCCCAGAAACACCGCGGTGATCGAAGACGCGGTGCTCGAGGCGCGAGCACAGGGAATCGGCGTCGCGATTGCGACCCACGACATGCACCAGGCCGAGCGGATCGCGGATCGCGTCGCGGTGTTGCTCGGCGACGGGATCATCGAGATCGGACCGACCGACCGGGTGTTCGACGAGCCGGACGACAATCGAACCCGGAAATTTATCGAAGGAGAGCTGATATACTGA
- a CDS encoding TOBE domain-containing protein, protein MTIEREYTTKLAVDDVTIDRRDIEMLDAIEQYGSMHRAADELGRSYARLQNRVVEIEEAVGQITERKRGGSGGGGTELTETARDLRRQFDRHDAALDGVARVTESVFAGTVRDRTGELATVETAVGPIVALAPEGASDVQITVRSDAVVLTDPDETPRADGTSLRNQFQGTVARLEPGDAISRVTIDLEADSDSDGDSNPSETVLEALVTKGSVDRLALESGRAITASFKATAARAIDVDDDSSA, encoded by the coding sequence ATGACGATCGAACGGGAATACACCACGAAGCTCGCGGTCGACGACGTCACGATCGACCGACGCGACATCGAGATGCTCGACGCGATCGAGCAGTACGGCTCGATGCACCGCGCGGCCGACGAACTGGGTCGCTCCTACGCGCGGCTGCAGAACCGCGTCGTCGAGATCGAGGAAGCCGTCGGCCAGATCACCGAGCGGAAACGCGGCGGCAGCGGCGGCGGCGGGACGGAACTGACCGAGACGGCCCGCGACCTTCGCCGACAGTTCGACCGCCACGACGCCGCACTCGACGGCGTCGCACGCGTGACCGAATCCGTCTTCGCTGGGACCGTCCGGGACCGAACCGGCGAACTTGCCACCGTCGAGACGGCAGTCGGACCGATCGTCGCGCTCGCACCGGAGGGCGCGAGCGACGTCCAGATCACCGTCCGATCCGACGCCGTCGTGTTGACCGATCCCGACGAAACGCCGCGAGCGGACGGCACCAGCCTTCGGAACCAGTTCCAGGGTACCGTCGCACGGCTCGAGCCCGGCGACGCGATCAGCCGCGTCACGATCGATCTCGAGGCCGACAGCGATTCGGACGGCGATTCGAATCCAAGCGAAACGGTACTCGAGGCACTAGTCACGAAAGGGAGCGTAGACCGGTTAGCGCTGGAGTCGGGCCGGGCGATTACGGCGTCGTTCAAGGCGACGGCCGCACGCGCGATCGACGTCGACGACGATAGTTCGGCGTGA
- a CDS encoding fumarylacetoacetate hydrolase family protein produces the protein MKYVRFRDPAGAVRRGRLEDDRVRFGNATYSLDDDEIDVLPPSEPSKIVCIGRNYADHADEMGNDVPDRPLLFLKPPNTVASHGDTITAPAGKERIDYEAELGVVIGEQCRHVPVSDAMDVVEGFTCVNDISNRDDQEKEQNWVRGKAFDGAAPLGPVLATPDEVPEDASVQSRVNGDLRQDGTREQLIFPISELIAEITTYLTLEPGDVIATGTPEGVGPLEDGDTVEIEVEGVGALENTVRLP, from the coding sequence ATGAAATACGTCCGCTTCCGCGATCCGGCCGGCGCGGTCCGGCGCGGCCGCCTCGAGGACGACCGCGTCCGCTTTGGCAACGCGACGTACAGTCTCGACGATGACGAAATCGACGTGCTGCCGCCGTCCGAGCCGTCGAAAATCGTCTGTATCGGCCGCAACTACGCCGATCACGCCGACGAGATGGGCAACGATGTGCCGGATCGGCCGCTGCTGTTCCTGAAGCCGCCGAATACGGTGGCGAGTCACGGCGATACGATCACCGCGCCCGCCGGGAAGGAGCGGATCGACTACGAGGCCGAACTCGGCGTCGTCATCGGCGAGCAGTGTCGCCACGTCCCCGTCTCCGACGCGATGGACGTCGTCGAGGGCTTTACCTGCGTCAACGACATTTCCAACCGCGACGACCAGGAGAAAGAACAGAACTGGGTCCGCGGGAAGGCCTTCGACGGCGCCGCGCCGCTCGGGCCGGTGCTCGCGACCCCCGACGAGGTGCCCGAGGACGCCTCGGTCCAGTCCCGCGTCAACGGCGACCTGCGCCAGGACGGCACCCGCGAGCAGCTCATCTTCCCGATCTCCGAACTGATCGCGGAGATCACTACCTACCTGACGCTGGAACCGGGCGACGTCATCGCGACGGGCACGCCCGAGGGCGTCGGTCCGCTCGAGGACGGCGACACGGTCGAGATCGAGGTCGAAGGCGTCGGGGCCCTCGAGAACACGGTCCGGTTACCCTAA
- a CDS encoding DUF357 domain-containing protein, translating to MPADLEEKTDRYGELLAEALAEATIAPPEGTPMAEAAAECYEMAESYLEDGRHFREHDDPVNALASFSYGHAWLDAGARVGLFDVPTEGHLFTVE from the coding sequence ATGCCCGCCGATCTCGAGGAGAAGACCGACCGTTACGGGGAGCTACTCGCCGAGGCGCTCGCGGAGGCGACGATCGCACCGCCCGAGGGAACGCCGATGGCCGAGGCCGCCGCGGAGTGTTACGAAATGGCTGAATCCTACCTCGAGGACGGGCGTCACTTCCGCGAACACGACGATCCGGTCAACGCGCTGGCCTCCTTTTCCTACGGGCACGCGTGGCTCGACGCGGGCGCACGCGTTGGGTTGTTCGACGTGCCGACGGAGGGCCACCTGTTCACCGTCGAGTAG
- a CDS encoding DUF389 domain-containing protein has product MRLIEVFVPDDKREEALRVLETENLDYVRTVENSEGTDGELVSFPVPPQAVEHVLSSLRDVGIDDDFVVVSSIETARTPRIDDLEDRYVNGQEEDDSIAREEIRSRALNMTPGRLTYYAMTVLSALVATAGLLLDSPAIVVGSMVIAPQVSAALTGTVGLVLDDRKMVADGLFALVSGLIVAIASAFAFAWLIRSGGFVPSTIDITAIVQVQNRISPGPLAIVVGICAGAAGAFGLATAIPVSLVGVMIAVALIPAAAAVGIGLAWGNASVALGAATLVAVNATSIPLAGLVVFWYLGYRPDGWTTGTIRGNVSGGRMSTLAVVLACGLAVLAGAGFVLGTHVAFQSAVNDEVRTVLEDDPYEELTLADVQTDFHDGGLVADETSVTVVVQRPADAPYPALAADLEARLEERTGHEIAVAVEFVDRSTARHDGSEAS; this is encoded by the coding sequence GTGCGACTGATCGAGGTGTTCGTGCCCGACGATAAGCGCGAGGAGGCGCTGCGCGTCCTCGAGACCGAGAACCTCGACTACGTCCGGACCGTCGAGAACAGCGAAGGGACCGACGGCGAACTCGTCAGCTTCCCCGTGCCGCCCCAGGCGGTCGAGCACGTCCTCTCGTCGCTGCGCGACGTCGGCATCGACGACGACTTCGTCGTCGTCTCCTCGATCGAGACGGCGCGAACGCCCCGGATCGACGATCTCGAGGACCGGTACGTCAACGGACAGGAGGAAGACGACAGCATCGCCCGCGAGGAGATCCGCTCCCGGGCGCTGAACATGACGCCGGGGCGGCTCACCTACTACGCGATGACCGTGTTGAGCGCGCTCGTCGCGACCGCAGGGTTATTGCTCGACTCGCCGGCGATCGTCGTCGGCTCGATGGTGATCGCCCCGCAGGTCAGCGCGGCGCTGACCGGCACCGTCGGCCTCGTACTCGACGATCGGAAGATGGTCGCCGATGGTCTGTTCGCGCTGGTTAGCGGCTTAATCGTGGCGATCGCCAGCGCGTTCGCGTTCGCGTGGTTGATCCGTTCGGGCGGGTTCGTCCCCTCGACGATCGACATCACCGCGATCGTGCAGGTTCAGAACCGCATCTCGCCGGGACCGCTCGCGATCGTCGTCGGCATCTGTGCGGGTGCCGCGGGCGCGTTCGGCCTCGCGACGGCGATCCCCGTCTCGCTGGTCGGCGTGATGATCGCCGTCGCCCTCATCCCGGCCGCCGCGGCGGTCGGGATCGGCCTCGCGTGGGGAAACGCGTCCGTGGCGCTCGGCGCAGCCACCCTCGTCGCGGTCAACGCCACGTCGATCCCGCTGGCCGGCCTCGTCGTGTTCTGGTATCTGGGCTACCGGCCCGACGGCTGGACGACCGGCACGATCCGCGGCAACGTCTCCGGCGGCCGGATGAGTACGCTCGCCGTCGTCCTCGCCTGTGGGCTGGCCGTCCTCGCCGGTGCCGGGTTCGTGCTCGGCACCCACGTCGCCTTCCAGAGCGCCGTCAACGACGAAGTTCGGACCGTCCTCGAGGACGACCCCTACGAGGAACTGACGCTGGCGGACGTCCAGACCGATTTCCACGACGGCGGTCTGGTCGCCGACGAGACGTCGGTCACGGTCGTCGTCCAGCGCCCCGCCGACGCTCCCTATCCCGCTCTCGCCGCCGATCTCGAGGCTCGACTCGAGGAGCGAACCGGCCACGAGATCGCGGTCGCCGTCGAGTTCGTGGATCGGTCAACTGCCCGGCACGACGGCAGTGAGGCGTCGTAG